DNA sequence from the Terriglobales bacterium genome:
CGATACTTCATAGTAGCGAGGACAACGGGCGGTGGCGCCGCCAACGCCTTGCCTGATTCTTCAACTCACAATGCCTCCGCTAGCCCCGCAAAAAAAAGTTGAAAAATCTGCAAAATTTCACCCCTCAAAAAAGCGCATTCCACCAACCACCGTCACCACACAATTCACCACATACTGTCCACAAAAAAACCACCTCGAAACACCACTTTTCCCAAAACCCTCTTCAAAAACCCAGCAAAAAAACAAAAACCCCGGAACGCGGGCCAGCGCTCCCAGGGTCAAAATTTTTCTAACAAAAATACGCTTTACCGAGCCGCATTTTGCGTAGGAACCGGCTCCGCCAACAGTCCCTCCACCAACCCGGTAACCTCCTGCTTGAGAGCCTCATGAGCAGGCTTATTCGCCGGCCCCGCAAACCCCGCATGAACCTCCCGCACTCGCCCATCACGCCCTAGAATGAACGACGTAGGCCAGCAATTCAGATGTTCACCCTGCGGAATCTTCTCCGCCAACTCATCCGGCGTCCCCGCCACCAGCACCGTATAAGTAAGCCCATACCGAGCGATAAAAGCCCTCAGCCGCATAGGGTCCTTCAGCTGATCAGCCTCCTCGAATGAGAGGTTTACGATCTCCAACCCCTGCCCATGAAACTGCTTATAGAGGCTCTCCAGAAACGGCGCCTCATCATGGCAGTTCGGGCACCACGACCCACCCACCGCAACAATAACCACCTTCCCATCAAACTGCGGATCGGTATTCGATACCACCTTCCCATTCAAGTCCGGAAAGCTGAAAACAAAGCGCTTAGAAGGGTCTTTCACCGTAGTCTGCTCCGTCGATTCCGTAGGCGCTGCAAGGTTTTCCTTACGCGCCTCCGCCGGACGACGAGCCACCAGATCACGCTGCTGTGCCTTCTGCGCCTCCGCCGCCAGCAGGTTGCTCACAAGCAAAGTTCCATCAGCCTGCGGCGTCAAGGAATAGAGTGCGGGCCCCGCCGCTGTAAAGTGCGAAACCGTATATTCATGCCCATCCCAGGAGCCATAGAGCGATCCCGTATCTCCATCAATCCGTTGGATAACCGCCCTGATATCAGCCGTTTTCACCCCACTCGGCTCGACCCGCAACTGCCACGCCGACTCCCCTTTGGAGCTCTTTACAGCAATCTCCCACTCGCCCTTGATATCCGGACTACCAGTCTCCGCCACCTTCTTTGCCGCCGCACGATGAAGAGTAGCCGGCACACGAGGGGCCGCGTGGCTTCCCTCGGTCAGCGCCGCCACCAAGCCAAAAGTCCCTGTTAATTCACCGTTTGCAAGCGTGGCGTCAAGCGATCGTGCATAGTAATTGAAGCTCAAAACAAGGTGCCCATCCGTGAAACTTGCACTCGATGCTGGCGCCTCCTCAGCCCCGTTAATAAGAGCTGCCTTCAGATCCGAAGCCGTTCCGCTGATCTGAAGACGTACAGGAACCTGTTGACCGCGAACAGTGGCGCTGCCCTCCCAGATTCCAGAAATGGCTGATTTGTCATGAGTTTGAGAGAAAGCTGATGTAGCAAGCAGGAGAATTCCAGCAAAGAGCTTCATAGAGTGCTCGATTCTTTAGGTGGCAGAAAA
Encoded proteins:
- a CDS encoding TlpA disulfide reductase family protein — encoded protein: MKLFAGILLLATSAFSQTHDKSAISGIWEGSATVRGQQVPVRLQISGTASDLKAALINGAEEAPASSASFTDGHLVLSFNYYARSLDATLANGELTGTFGLVAALTEGSHAAPRVPATLHRAAAKKVAETGSPDIKGEWEIAVKSSKGESAWQLRVEPSGVKTADIRAVIQRIDGDTGSLYGSWDGHEYTVSHFTAAGPALYSLTPQADGTLLVSNLLAAEAQKAQQRDLVARRPAEARKENLAAPTESTEQTTVKDPSKRFVFSFPDLNGKVVSNTDPQFDGKVVIVAVGGSWCPNCHDEAPFLESLYKQFHGQGLEIVNLSFEEADQLKDPMRLRAFIARYGLTYTVLVAGTPDELAEKIPQGEHLNCWPTSFILGRDGRVREVHAGFAGPANKPAHEALKQEVTGLVEGLLAEPVPTQNAAR